The following proteins are encoded in a genomic region of Nicotiana sylvestris chromosome 4, ASM39365v2, whole genome shotgun sequence:
- the LOC138889671 gene encoding uncharacterized protein → MRSMEQSLESIQGLSGQKSVSYANLCMFPRVYLPLGLKTLKFEKYYGHGDPITHLKRYFNQLRGVGGKEELLMAYFGESLVGIASEWYMDQDISRWHIWDDLARYFVRQFQYNIDIAPDRNSLTNLKKKSSESFREYAVKWHEQASRVKPPMDEIEMVTVFLQAQEADFFQNMMSAMGKLFAEAINIGEMVENRLKTGRILSQSAIRATSQAIQGGSRGVANRKKKEETSMETSSARKSCPPRSFFSERVP, encoded by the coding sequence atgaggagtatggaacagagcCTTGAAAGCATACAAGGTttgagtggacagaaaagtgtatctTATGCTAACTTATGTATGTTCCCTCGTGTGTATCTACCATTGGGAttaaaaaccctaaaatttgagaAATACTATGGGCATGGGGATCCCATTACTCATCTCAAGAGATATTTCAACCAGCTGCGAGGAGTCGGTGGAAAGGAGGAACTCCTCATGGCCTACTTTGGAGAAAGTTTGGTTGGCATCGCATctgaatggtacatggaccaagataTTTCTCGCTGGCacatctgggatgatcttgctCGATATTTCGTCAGGCaattccagtacaacattgatattgctccgGATAGGAACTCATTaacaaacttaaagaagaaatcttcggaaagcttccgagagtacgcTGTTAAATGGCATGAGCAGgcctccagggtaaagcctccgatggatgagattgaaatggtcacagttttcctCCAAGCTCAAGAAGCTGACttcttccaaaatatgatgtccgcaatgggtaaacTGTTCGCTGAAGCCATCAATattggcgaaatggttgaaaataGGTTGAAAACAGGTCGAATTTTGAGCCAATCTGCTATAagagctacctcccaagccatccagGGTGGGTCTAGAGGAGTAgcaaatcgaaagaaaaaggaagaaacgtcaATGGAAACTTCGAGCGCAAGGAAATCCTGTCCACCCAGATCTTTTTTCTCTGAAAGAGTCCCATAA